A segment of the Zingiber officinale cultivar Zhangliang chromosome 8B, Zo_v1.1, whole genome shotgun sequence genome:
TGGCAAATTGAATCTGTTGCATGAGATGAGAGAGAGAATTAGGAAAAGATAAAATCTCTCCAAGCTAAAATAAAGAAGGATGAAACCAACTAAGAATCTTGACACAAGTCAACAATGAACAATCCTTCTATATAAACATTAGTTGTAAAAGAAACCCATTTGTGGCCGGAAATTCTTCATTTGCACTTTGACATTAAACTAAGCTTCAGACAAAATAGCTGCTTTCTTTAAAGAATTATATTTCTTTTGGAAAAACAAGAGCATCGAAATGTCAAAAAGTGGTCCCTTTACGAGTATTTAGTGCATTGAAATCACAAATCTACGAAAAAACGAAGTCCCAGGCGCTCGAAGTTTAAAACACAAAAGCAACTAGATATGGATCCCAATAATGACGGCTGGGAACAGAAGTGGAAAGGATCCTTCGGGATTtacttaatatttaattttctgctACGCAATACTCCTTTATTTATTTGGTAATTTAATAATATTTGTTTGTCAAAAGCAACAAGTTAGGGCCCATATTCCCGGCGGAAATCACTGATTAACAAGGTGTCTAGGGAGGAGCACATGCACTGTGAAGAAGTTATTATGATCTACAGTGGTGCCTCTCGATCAGAATTTAATAGCTTTATGATCTTAATTTGCAGGTGCCAGGAACAAACAGGAAAGAATTCCAACTTAAAATCACCTTCAGTTCAGCTTTTCTTCTCCGGTTCCAAAAAGACAAGTTTTGCTAATATTCCAAATCAAATCAAACCTTTTCAATCATCAGAAAAAGGGAGGAATCATGAATGCAAGAACACAAACACATATTCACGGTTCAAAAAGGCGACTCTTTTCTCCGCACATTTACTGTCCCCCATCGAAGGCGAAGCAAAGGCGCCGATTTCGCAAGACCAAAAAACcacattttttttgaaaactctcggcggaaaaaaaaaaccaaaaaaaaaaaaacacagaacaacaaaaagaaagattaaatcaTTGTCCATTTCTGAGGTGAGATTACTAGACCCGATCGAGAACGAAGGAAAATACCAAATAGCAGCAACGAATCCGATGAGCAACCGATCAAGCAGGAGAAGAGAGCGAAGAGGAGATCGCGAGCAGGGTAGGAATTGGTCAACAAAAGGCGGTGGGAAGAGACGGGATCGAGGGATTCCTGGTGTGTGGTCCACGTGTGTATTTAAGGAGATCGTTAATGATTTATGATGCAGAAAAACACTTTGACCcctataaatataatattatctcTCTGGGGTTTGTATGTTTAATCAAAATACGCCttcaattttcatttttttaccgGGATAAGTTCCTAGTCACATTGACTTAATGAATAGAAAAAATAAACTCATTTATAAGAtctcaaataaaatattaaatatgctTAATAATATGAGTGTTAATTATATGCTTAATTGTTGTAATAGAGATTTATAAAAAAACCTGAGTGTTAATTCATAAAAgataaattttagaatttattaacaaataaaagataaataaaaaatatgagagGCTATAAATTTAACTAATCATAGAATAGAGTTCATCATTATCTTGGAAAGTTGGCATGGCATCAtaccataaataaaataataattattataaattttcaatattttaaattttttatattgggattttttttaaataaaagccATAGAAAGAGGCCAAAAGTCAACCATACGTATTGGAAAACATTGCATGATGGTGATAGCTGCACAGGTCCTTGATGCAAGTAATCTTGCATTtaattgattttatatattatttttgaaaataataacaaAGTCAAAATCTCACCTTATATTTAAAACTACTGAAAAATCAAATAGATAATAGTTtatactaaaaatatttttaaatttactaaGATATTCAAATTTTGATACACATTATTGTTCAAGAAGTTTCTTAGTGAACGAAGAATTCTACTTTTCTAATTCTGGTTTatcttatattaaatatattgACATTTTTTTATAACATATTATTTATCAAGTAAAAAAAGAAGATCTTGgtacaataataaaattattattttgtgaCTAATCGATATAATCGAAGATTCGTGTGACTGTCATTATTTATTTATCAAAGCAGTAGAAAATAATTTGACGgtaaaaatctctctcttttttaagGTGAATGTAAGGAGGCCTTGTCTGTGAATTTTCCATCAGTAAGGGGCTGGTTTAAATATTTGCTATGAGTTGTCCAATCATAATGAATGACACTATGTAACATTAATGTAGattaattacttttaaaaactttaaataaatttactaaatATAAAATCTGATTGGACCGcttaagaagattttaattttatcgaTTTGagctattttttttagaaaataattaacaCATTCCCTTATATTCTTCATCTTTTCCCCATAAAATATCATGTGGATTTATATGCATgcgtttttaaaattttaaaaatatgttatTCTCAATTTATAACATCAAAATAGGACATCAATACATTcggaagattttaaaattaatttttaattttattttaaaataatttaaaaaatttcaaattcatcaattaattttaatcaaaattaactattaaaattttttaaatcatttgaAATCAAAATCAATATACTTCTAAAATTTTCCTTCATATGAAtagataatataaattaaaaacagtcatttttaaatttataaaatttgaaaattagttGTTTTAAGAATAAGGATTATGAAAATATACGATAAAAAAGAAGGAAAGATATAATGAGCATGTACTACTTGTTTTAAGAATTATGAAAATTAGATATATGAACTGAAACCTACTTAAACGGTTCAGTAAaatgttgaatttaatttgatgcaACACATCATGTATATCTGTCCCCTTTGAGATGGGGGAGCGAGTGTTTACCTGGAGGGAGAAAATATACTTTTCCaggagaaaaaaaataagttCCTAATTGTTCTTTCACACTATTATAGTGTTTTTGAAGGACACCATTCTTTTAGGTGATCCAAAACCTCTATGGATAAATATTCATCCCAACGATTCAATGGAAGCGTTTTATATTttttctagtttattttcctACTTCGAATTTATATTCTGTGTATCATAAATACCACataataatcatccataaaggtcGTGAATTGTTTAAAACCTTCTTATGTAAAATTGGATGATGAGTCATCTTGCTAAACAAACAAAATTATAAATCAATTCAACTAACCATCTTGCTAAGTAAACAAATGAACACTAAATTATCATTTTTATAGCAGAAGTCTATTTAAATCACacacactatatatatatataccaagttAGCCATTGGGCACCAAATCACATTGTTCCATCTCCTCTCCTGCATTCCCTCCGAGTAAACGGAATCTTAAGGGCATAAAAAAAGTAAAGACACATCACCAAATCTATTTAGATCTTGCTACTATAGGCACATGCAAAGAAATCATTATCCAAGCACATGTATTGCCAAGTAACATGTTGGCAAAAGAAATTCAGTTTAATCTCCAACTCAATCATCAAGATATCTTACAACTTAGGACTATTCATTCAGAGTCTTcattttaaaagaaaaaggaaacttaaaattaaaaaataaataaaatataaaaaatcaaCATTGCATCAGCATAAAACCACATGTTCAATTATTTCTGATGAACTAAACAAACATCGTGTAGTGCTGTTGACAGAGTCAGAACTAATGCCTAATTCTATAAACAGATTAAATGGCACATTGTTTTTGCGGATGAATCAGCCAAAATTTGAAggataaaatatttatttctgatTCCACCGCAATCAATTTTTTGATTTAACAGTTTGTGTGACACAGTGAATTCAGAAATATAAAAATAGAGCAAGAATCTAGAACAAATCAACTTTGCAAGGCAaatgcatgaatcatgtttcttTCAACAGTTACGAGATGCTCAAGTTATCTGAAATCCAAATGCATTATCAGAAGTTTTGCCACACCAGGAAGAAGCCACAAGCAAGCAATAAGTTCGAATTAAGTGGCCACATCGACAATTGTCCCCCTTACTCATTGCTGATTGAGTCAAGCAATTTTTCAGTATCGGCACTTACGACCACATTCTCCATCTTCAAGCGTCGCCGAATACCTGGGCTCTTAATTCCGGCATTCACGTATGTTCTTATGAGGCTTTCAAACACCTCCGGTCCTAGGTCCTTTTGTACCTTTTGTAGAAGCTCAATGAATTCCTCAACAGCTGAAACATCCTTCAATTTCTCAAAGTACGCCATTATGACAGTAATGGCCTCACTAGGAGGAACCCAAATTCTACCTAGGCTTCTACCCTTCTTAATTGCACGATCAGCGCACCAGTGTGCCATTTTTATGTTCTCATTTTTAAGATGGTAATTCATAAAGATCTCCCATGTTTTAGGATTGAGTCTTCCACCACGCTCCTTTGCATGTTTCTTGAAATCGTTGGCTTTATCCAGCATTCCTTCATCGATATAAGCTTTTATCAATACGTTAGCAATTCGGATATCATATGATGTGTGCTTGTTATCCCATTCTTTGAAACATTCCTCAGCACCAGATAGATCCTTCAGATTGACCAGCGCCTGAATCATATTCAGATAGCTCATGTTTACCATCTTCGGGCGTGCCACCTTCAGCGCTCGCCATACTCGATGCACTTCCACTAGGTTGCCCGTGCGGCCATACAGAGTGATGAGGAATTGATAGGCAACAGCATCATGAGTCGTGTTCATCTTTTCTAGCTCCTTCAGGGCATCCTCTGCTTTCTGAAACATGCCAGCATCTACATAAATTGAAGCGAGATTACTGTAAGTTGTCCAATCAGCCTCAACTCGCCCATCTCTCTTCATCTCTTCTATGACCCGCTCAACCTCAAGGATATCTTTCATGGCAGCAAAAGACCGCATCCAGATATTGTAAGTGAAACAATCTGGCGTTACATCATTGGCTTTCATCTCTTGAATGATGcttgaaatctttccttgctgGTCAGTTTTAGAGTACAGGTTCATCAAGCTGTTATAGGCCATGGGGCTTGAAGCAAACCCCAATTCCTTCATTTTGTCCATGAGAGCTTCTGCCTTCTCAGATAACAGTTCTTTGCAGTAGCAGTTGAGGAGCGCACCATATGTGAGATGATTTTTAGAGTCATCTGGAAGATTGACAAAGTACTCTTCGGCTGAAGAAATTCCTCTCGCCTTAGCAACAAGATCGAGATGAATTGCTTGATCACTCACTGTCAAATTCATTCCTCTTTTAGACATGACCTCTGATAGCTGAAATGGTATCAACGGGGTCAGCAAATTCCTATTATGAGAGGAGAAAATATAGTAAATCCACAAACATAAAGAAAAGTTGGTGCTTGTTTAGCCTTACCAGTTACTACTACGGCAATTTTGTGTGTATTGAATAAGTTAATATGTTAAGTTGCATATCAGATTTAGCAAGCTGGTAGTGTCTGCATCCAAATTCTAAAGCGTAATCTGTCAATTATAACATGCTTTTGGCAAGCATATCAGTCTTAGTGTAACATATAGCAGACATTGATGACCTGAAAACATGAATTGTCAACTCTCTAGATTCATTTAGCATACAAAAAAGGCATGCTTACGACCTAAACATGCAATCAGGTTAGCCATTGCTTCATACTTTGACATCATTCATCTATCATCATTTTCGTTGATTTCAAAAGTAATCTCCGAGTAACCACATGAGTTCATTGAGCAAACAAATAGATGAGTGTTAACTTCAAGCAGGATTTATAACTGTGAGACTAACGAAACAAGCACACCCTCTAATTTAGAAcatttgaaaaatcaaaatctgatATGAATTGGAAGTTCATCTTCTTCAGCTTCTTCTAAACCTGAAGCAAACAACAGCAGGTTCGTAGATAAAAGAAATTTAGAATCTCATTGGAAAAAAAGGCCAAGTCAATtactaaaatttcaaaagttGACTAAATTCACCCAATTGGAACCTTAGACCTGTAAGTAATGGGAATCAGGGTATTATCCTGATCTTTTCGATTCAGATCGTAAATCTAAATAGGTCATGAATCAATGATATGCCACAATGCTTACATCAGTTGACCTCCAATGGAGTCAAGCATATCAAAGACCTACTTTTAGGAAGAGTGCCATCAAGTCCATGTCTAAGTTATGTCGTATTTGGTTTGTAACTGCTAGTAATTTATTCCTTTTTTTTCTATATATACTAGATAAGTCTTTATTGGCTCCTTGCTGAGTTACTTGAGTAATCAAGAGAAATCTCTGAGATTTATAGCACTGGAATGGTCTTTCAAAACAAACCAGGCAATTCACTGAATTCGAAATGATATCTGAGCAGCTCAGGAACAACAAAGTGAGTTGGATTGACCAAAAGGTTTGCAACCGAGTTCACAGATTATATCGAGCAAGCCAATAGGCAGGAACTGAGAGTATTTCTAAAACAATTTCCATGAACAATCAAGCAAGATTTTTCCTTTATTTCGTCCTAGGAAAAATTTCTAtccaagagaaagagagagaagttACATAGGTACCTTGAGGGCGTGGCGGAACAGCTTGTGATCACGCAGCCTGCGGATGGCTTCGCCAACCTCCCATTTGTGGACGCGCTTGTGGCTCTTGAGGAACTCCTCGAGCTTCTTCCGCACGGTCATGGGGGAGTCGCCCTCTCGGAAGAGGCGCCTGTAGAGCGCCTCCTCTAAAAACTTGCTCGATCGCTTTGCTAACTCCCTCGTCTTCGGCGCCAACGCCGCCATCGCCTCCAACTCCTCTGTCTCCGCCGCCGAGGGTTGCAGAGTTTTTGTGGTCGAGTCGTTTGTTGGTAGCTCTGGAGATTTGGGCCGACAGCCCAATTAAAAGCCAACCCACATAATTCATTAAATATTTCggtattaaaattttctatttcgttaaagtcatatatttttttttccagaaGAAAAATACACTCACCTGGTATTTAAATTAATCTATAAAATAATTtagacttaattaattaaaaggatTAGTAAGGTGGCAAACCATATATATTAATATGATAGGAATGGATAGGTATGTTAAATTTTTTGTTGGATCATGTaaaatttgatttagttttatattgtctttctatttttttattattatttataattcaaattttcatagaaaactttagtattttttactgaaaaagtaaaataaagataaaatagtTTTTTTCTCTTTATGTTTTTTGAATATCATATAAATATGAAATGGCAAACTCATATTCTTTAATAATAATATCTAAAAATAAGCAATCaagataaagtaaaaaaaaacacacacgcACATAAATTTACATTAAAAAACACGGCACAGgagaaaaaatatactatatctAAATTCGCACTAAAAAAACAAGTATCATCATTTTCTTTCTCAAATCAGTTGTCGATAATTCTTCTTTGAAAATGAAGTAAATTCCACCAAATAGTTTATCAATTTGTGAACTAATTGGCCAAAAAAAAAGCACTATGAACTCTTTCATAGGTTGCCAAACCATGTGGAGATCGAAAGCAAAGTAATTAAACAAGCAACAGTATGTAAGTAATGTATTTGTTGGATAATCTAACAGAAATATTAGGAAAATTTTAgttgaattaaaattatataaaatcaatttcaatatatctaTCGAGATAACTTGAACAGATAATCTCAAACTACTAACAGATTGGTTTAGTCGTCCCTCCGATGGTCCACTCATAATGGGAAGCAAAGTGTCGAGTTTGAGTCGGGAAATCACCCAACTGTTGATTAGCAACTTGTCTGAATCGATGAATCAAGTCGAGAAAGAGCTCCGAGTGTCGAATCAACAAAATGCTCTAGAGGACAACCCGAATGCTCTCTTGGATGCAAAGTTGACTGCTTATGAGAGGATGCCAAGTCAAGATGAAAGAGCACTTCTAGAAATTAAATAAGGTTTTTAAGGACACACATAAATGCTCTTATACAGCCTCAGCCCAGAGGCCGGGTCGTCCTGGGTGATTACCCAGGGCCTCAAGTTTGGGGGGCTCATAActgttaaatataaatataaatatatatatatatatatatatatatatatatatatatataattgttttAAGAATTAAGTGCACCTGCTCTTCCGTCGCCGCACAAGCTCAAGGCTCAAGGTCTTAGAAGGGCCTACAGCTTTTAAGTGATTATATATATAGTTAGATATATTAATTGTTTTAAGAATTAGGTTTTGTAAACCTTGCATTGTTGTCTGTTCTCTGTTGCACCTGTTCTTCCGCCGCCGCACAAAGCTCAAGCTCTTCCAATTTCTGCCGATGATCTCCTCTTTTGTATTCTCTCTACTTCTAAGTTTTCTCTTGGATTTTTTGTTTGCTCTCCTTTCTACCAGCGAGACCGCAACGTCGTCACAACAAGGTTGTGCCTTTGCCACTTCTCTACACGGCTGCACCAACGCCTCCGACACACTGCACCTGAAGGTTTTGAGCTTACGGTGCGGAGGTTTGCGAGTTGCGGCGGTTGCGGGTTGTCTTCTACTCATCTTTTTCAATTTTCATCCAGGTGCAATTATTCTAattgatttaaattataattttattcagtttatttaaattagagttttgcaattattataattttatacattataatatgttgcctagaaaatatattttttatgtgaaaaaagggaaaaaaaaagaatagatggtttttaaaaaatcttgaaattaatgatattatagatgattttgcATCTAGAAAAGCTAGAAGAagtcattataaataatttttactttatgaaaaaaaaattaagggtcTATTTTGATTGTTTCACCCCGGGCCTCCTGATTGTTAGGACCGGGACTGCCCTTATAATATACTTTTAGTGATACTAAAGCTATAATGACATCATTGAaaaatgtattaaaatacagTGTTAACTTAAGTCCTCTGCTATTCCTCACATTTGTATAATAtcattataaaatatatatattaacttCAAAAGTGTCTTAATTCTAGAAATATACTAACAATCGAAAATGTCAAAAATAGATAATTTATAaggttattttaaaataaaagataacTTATATGGTC
Coding sequences within it:
- the LOC122015988 gene encoding pentatricopeptide repeat-containing protein At1g60770-like isoform X2 — translated: MSKRGMNLTVSDQAIHLDLVAKARGISSAEEYFVNLPDDSKNHLTYGALLNCYCKELLSEKAEALMDKMKELGFASSPMAYNSLMNLYSKTDQQGKISSIIQEMKANDVTPDCFTYNIWMRSFAAMKDILEVERVIEEMKRDGRVEADWTTYSNLASIYVDAGMFQKAEDALKELEKMNTTHDAVAYQFLITLYGRTGNLVEVHRVWRALKVARPKMVNMSYLNMIQALVNLKDLSGAEECFKEWDNKHTSYDIRIANVLIKAYIDEGMLDKANDFKKHAKERGGRLNPKTWEIFMNYHLKNENIKMAHWCADRAIKKGRSLGRIWVPPSEAITVIMAYFEKLKDVSAVEEFIELLQKVQKDLGPEVFESLIRTYVNAGIKSPGIRRRLKMENVVVSADTEKLLDSISNE
- the LOC122015988 gene encoding pentatricopeptide repeat-containing protein At1g60770-like isoform X1, giving the protein MAALAPKTRELAKRSSKFLEEALYRRLFREGDSPMTVRKKLEEFLKSHKRVHKWEVGEAIRRLRDHKLFRHALKLSEVMSKRGMNLTVSDQAIHLDLVAKARGISSAEEYFVNLPDDSKNHLTYGALLNCYCKELLSEKAEALMDKMKELGFASSPMAYNSLMNLYSKTDQQGKISSIIQEMKANDVTPDCFTYNIWMRSFAAMKDILEVERVIEEMKRDGRVEADWTTYSNLASIYVDAGMFQKAEDALKELEKMNTTHDAVAYQFLITLYGRTGNLVEVHRVWRALKVARPKMVNMSYLNMIQALVNLKDLSGAEECFKEWDNKHTSYDIRIANVLIKAYIDEGMLDKANDFKKHAKERGGRLNPKTWEIFMNYHLKNENIKMAHWCADRAIKKGRSLGRIWVPPSEAITVIMAYFEKLKDVSAVEEFIELLQKVQKDLGPEVFESLIRTYVNAGIKSPGIRRRLKMENVVVSADTEKLLDSISNE